The sequence below is a genomic window from bacterium 336/3.
TATCCCAAACTCCATAACAGAATCAATGGAAGCCGTCTTTACTTCTGATGTATCTGAGAATTTATATTTAAAAAACTTAGGATTATCCTTCCAATCCAAATTTTTAATTAAACATTTAATGGTATCTAAGTCATTTTTAACAAAATATCCCTGTTCAAATTTAATTTGAGCAATACTCTGAAAAGAAAAAACAACAAATATGATAGTCCAGAAAAGTATCTTCATGTGCTTTAATTTAAAAAGTATCTTCCTCTTCATCATTTTTTTGTGATAACACTTTGCTGTAAGAATTTAAAACGACATCATCTACTACAATAGTATCAGAAAAACTATCATGCCAGCCTCTTGGATTATTACTTAAAAATGAAAATACATCAAAAGGAATGATTCTAGATAAACTTCGTTTAATAATAGTTGGTAAATCAGGTTTTGAACCATCTGCTCTAATAACTCTTGTCCCTACAAGTATTTTACCAATGGTTTTTCCACTTGCATATTCTAAAATACCGCAATAAACTACATATACCAAAGCTGTCACTAGAATATCTAAAAGTCGATTGTCTGCTATTTCTAATAATAAATCAAGCCCAAAACCAGTTGCTCCTGCAACAGCTCCCCAAAAGAAGAATATACCATATAAAATAGCTCTATCAATAATAAAAGTTAAAAGCCTTTTCCACCAAATAGTTGGTGTTAAGTCTTTAAGAAGATTTGCAAGTTCTTTATTATAAGTGTTTTCCATGATTTCTATTAATAATTGTAAAAATAAAAACTATCTATGATAAAATAAAAGACTTTTGTCTTTTTGTATAAGTATGAGTAATATTGCTTTTTTAAAAAGCGTTTTTTATCTAAAACATAAACTTATATGCAAAAAAGAAATCTGATTTGGGTATTGTTGTTATTTATAGCAATACAAGGCTATGCCCAAGACAAGAAGAAGTTTGCTTCTCTTCAAGAAGGTTTGCAAGCTGGAGGCAGACTTACAGGAAATTTTGGTCCTCGTGGTGTAAACTGGATTGAGGGTGGAGAAAAATACTCTTACATTGAGGGTGGAGGTGTTATCAAAACTTTTTCGCCTAAAGATGGTAAAGAAGAGGTAGTTTTTAAAAGTGAAGGTATGAAGTTTCCTGATTCTGATAAAGCTTTCAATTATAGCTCTTTTCAGTGGTCTAAGGATAGTAAATATTTGCTTTTTCAAAGCAATTTTCGTCCTGTTTGGCGTAGATCGGGTATTTCAGATTATTATTTTTATGATGTAGCAAGTAAAACGCTTCAGTTAGCAGCCAAAGATGCTCAAACAGGAGAACTTTCTCCTGATGGATCTAAAATAGGTTATGAAAAGGGTGGAAATTTATATATCTACGATTTTGCTTCCAAAAAAGAAACCCAACTGACCAATGATGCCAAAGAAAATGTTTGGAATGGTCGTTTTGGATGGGTGTATGAAGAAGAATTTGGTTTGGCTCAGGCTTGGGAATGGTCTCCTGATAGCAAATTCATCGGTTTTTGGCAAACAGACGAAAGAGAAGTCCCCATTTTCCAGATGACAGATTATAGTGGATTGGCTGATACTTATGAAAAATTGCCTTACCCCAAAGTGGGAAACAAAAACCCTCTTGTAAAAATTGGAATCATTGATCTTGCTCAAAATAAAAGAGAATGGGTAAAAGTAGATTTGGGAGATGGATATATTCCTCGTATCTATTGGACATCTGTTTCGGGACAGCTGGCTGTTATGCATCTCAATCGTAAGCAAAACCAAATGAAACTATTCTTCTCAAATGCTCAAAATGGTGATGCAAAACTCATTATGGAAGAAACTTCTAAAGCATGGATAGATGTATTTGATTTCTTTGCAGGTATTATGCATTATGCCTTTTTTCCAAAAGAAACACAAGAGTTTTTCTGGATTTCTGAAAAAGATGGATTTGCACACATTTATCGCTACGATTACAAAGGAAAACTACTTGGACAAGTAACCAAAGGGAACTGGGAAGTAGTTTTTGTACATAGTGTAGATGCTAAAAACAAGAAAATCTATTATACTTCTACAGAAGTCTCTCCTCTTGAAAGACATTTGTACGAAGTAGGCTTTGATGGTAAGAATAAGAAAAAACTTACACAAGTAGCTGGAAGGCACAATATTGACTTCTCACCTAATGGCAAATACTTCTTGGATAGATATTCAAATATAACTACACCCACTCAGATAGAGCTTTGGGAAACAGGCAAGGAGTCTAAAATGCTTAAAAAAATTGTTGATAACGCTCAAGTTACAGAATATCTAAACCAAAATACTTATTCTCCAAGAGAATTGACAAGTTTTACCAATTCTGATGGTGTAAAAATTGATTTATATGTAGTGAAACCAGCAAATTTTAATCCAAGCCAAAAATACCCGTTACTTGTAAATATTTATGGTGGTCCAGGGGCTCAGGGTGTTTATAATGAGTTTGGCAGAGATGGTTGGGAGCAATATTTAGCTCAGCAAGGCTATGTGATTATCAATGTAAATAACAGAGGTAGTGGAGGTTATGGTTATGCTTTCGAGAAAATTGTTTATGAGCAATTAGGAAAATATGAAAGTAAAGATTTTGCAGAAGCGGCTCAGTTTATGGTAAAACAAGGTTATGTAGATGCCAATAAAATTGCGATTCGTGGACATAGCTACGGAGGCTATATGTCCAGTTTTACAGTTTTAAACTATCCTGATATTTTTAAAGTGGCAATTGTAGGAGCTCCTGTAACAGACTGGCGTTTGTACGATTCTGCTTATGCAGAACGTTATATGGGTTTATTACCTGAAAATGATGCTAAATATGTAGCTTCTGCAAGTACAACTTATGCTAAAAACATGAAAGGTAAAATGTTACTTGTTCACTCAGCTATGGACGAAAACGTACACGTAAAACATACATTCCAGCTTGTAAAAG
It includes:
- a CDS encoding peptidase S9, which produces MQKRNLIWVLLLFIAIQGYAQDKKKFASLQEGLQAGGRLTGNFGPRGVNWIEGGEKYSYIEGGGVIKTFSPKDGKEEVVFKSEGMKFPDSDKAFNYSSFQWSKDSKYLLFQSNFRPVWRRSGISDYYFYDVASKTLQLAAKDAQTGELSPDGSKIGYEKGGNLYIYDFASKKETQLTNDAKENVWNGRFGWVYEEEFGLAQAWEWSPDSKFIGFWQTDEREVPIFQMTDYSGLADTYEKLPYPKVGNKNPLVKIGIIDLAQNKREWVKVDLGDGYIPRIYWTSVSGQLAVMHLNRKQNQMKLFFSNAQNGDAKLIMEETSKAWIDVFDFFAGIMHYAFFPKETQEFFWISEKDGFAHIYRYDYKGKLLGQVTKGNWEVVFVHSVDAKNKKIYYTSTEVSPLERHLYEVGFDGKNKKKLTQVAGRHNIDFSPNGKYFLDRYSNITTPTQIELWETGKESKMLKKIVDNAQVTEYLNQNTYSPRELTSFTNSDGVKIDLYVVKPANFNPSQKYPLLVNIYGGPGAQGVYNEFGRDGWEQYLAQQGYVIINVNNRGSGGYGYAFEKIVYEQLGKYESKDFAEAAQFMVKQGYVDANKIAIRGHSYGGYMSSFTVLNYPDIFKVAIVGAPVTDWRLYDSAYAERYMGLLPENDAKYVASASTTYAKNMKGKMLLVHSAMDENVHVKHTFQLVKGLTDAGKDVDLRIYPPGNHGVAYSPQSRLLLFQQYTDYLNKNLK